One stretch of Actinomycetes bacterium DNA includes these proteins:
- the ispG gene encoding flavodoxin-dependent (E)-4-hydroxy-3-methylbut-2-enyl-diphosphate synthase — protein sequence MTDLAAGVGRRRSRRIHVGGVPVGGGAPISVQSMTITKTADVNATLQQIAELAATGCDIVRVAVPDTDDAAALPAIASHSTVPVVADIHFQWKYAMAALEAGCAGVRINPGNIKKHDKVKLIAQEAAARGVPIRVGVNAGSLQKEILAKHGGPTPEALVESAMFELGILESVGFGDVKISVKHQNPATMIAAYRLLAARCDYPLHLGVTEAGTPKDGIVKSAVGIGALLAEGIGDTIRVSLTAPPVEEVKAGNAILGALGLRPKKLDLVACPSCGRAEVDVFKLANAVEERMGEIDAPMRVAVMGCIVNGPGEAREADIGVASGKGKGQIFRHGQVVRTVPEDEIVDALMHEAKTLAEELRAGGAESGPAEVVRG from the coding sequence ATGACCGACCTGGCAGCCGGGGTGGGGCGCCGCCGTTCTCGCAGGATCCACGTTGGCGGGGTGCCGGTCGGCGGCGGCGCGCCGATCAGCGTCCAGTCGATGACGATCACCAAGACGGCCGACGTCAACGCCACCCTGCAGCAGATCGCCGAGCTGGCCGCCACGGGCTGCGACATCGTCCGGGTCGCGGTGCCCGACACCGACGACGCCGCGGCGCTGCCCGCCATCGCCAGCCACTCGACCGTCCCGGTCGTGGCCGACATCCACTTCCAGTGGAAGTACGCGATGGCCGCACTCGAGGCGGGCTGCGCCGGCGTGCGCATCAACCCCGGCAACATCAAGAAGCACGACAAGGTGAAGCTGATCGCGCAGGAGGCCGCCGCCCGCGGGGTGCCGATCCGGGTCGGCGTCAACGCCGGGTCCCTGCAGAAGGAGATCCTGGCCAAGCACGGCGGCCCGACCCCGGAGGCGCTGGTCGAGTCGGCCATGTTCGAGCTCGGCATCCTCGAGTCGGTCGGCTTCGGCGACGTCAAGATCTCCGTCAAGCACCAGAACCCGGCCACCATGATCGCCGCCTACCGGCTGCTCGCGGCCAGGTGCGACTACCCGCTCCACCTCGGCGTGACCGAGGCCGGAACCCCGAAGGACGGCATCGTCAAGTCGGCCGTCGGCATCGGTGCGCTGCTCGCCGAGGGCATCGGCGACACCATCCGGGTGTCGCTCACCGCCCCCCCGGTCGAGGAGGTCAAGGCCGGCAACGCCATCCTGGGCGCCCTCGGCCTGCGGCCCAAGAAGCTCGACCTGGTCGCCTGCCCCTCCTGCGGCCGGGCCGAGGTCGACGTGTTCAAGCTGGCCAACGCGGTCGAGGAACGCATGGGGGAGATCGACGCGCCGATGCGGGTCGCGGTCATGGGCTGCATCGTCAACGGCCCCGGCGAGGCCAGGGAGGCCGACATCGGCGTCGCCTCGGGCAAGGGCAAGGGGCAGATCTTCCGCCACGGCCAGGTCGTGCGCACGGTCCCCGAGGACGAGATCGTCGACGCCCTCATGCACGAGGCCAAGACGCTCGCCGAGGAGCTCAGAGCGGGCGGTGCCGAGTCGGGCCCGGCCGAGGTCGTCCGCGGGTAG
- the rlmN gene encoding 23S rRNA (adenine(2503)-C(2))-methyltransferase RlmN: MSALGSVYDLAPSDLAALVAESGEPPYRARQLGHWLDRRRVTDPRGMTDLPAGFRERLSERLAGTGLEPRRHQAGDGGWTHKFLFGLGGGDSVESVLMLYPPKAGDAGGAKVRDARREALDPDDWEAPGSGRTGRAGRAGRAGRATVCISTQAGCAMGCTFCATGQFGFTRNLSTGEVVEQVARVWAALPGLRPHPSAPVHLTNVVFMGMGEPFANPTATWGAARRLHEGFGLSARAITVSTVGLVPGIRRAAAEPLAVNLAVSIHAADDELRDRLVPANRSWPIAELLDAVGGYVEATRRRVSFEYALMRGVNDSVDQGRRLGRLLAPLRVPGTGGHAAHVNVIPYNPTPGTGFSAPSRSAVRRFRDAVAESGVPVSVRANRGTGIDAACGQLRTTAGRPGRTVALPAPSRTVALPAPSQGAAG, from the coding sequence GTGAGCGCGCTCGGCTCCGTCTACGACCTGGCCCCCTCCGACCTGGCGGCCCTGGTCGCCGAGTCCGGCGAGCCCCCCTACCGGGCCCGCCAGCTCGGGCACTGGCTCGACCGGCGCCGGGTCACCGACCCGCGCGGGATGACCGACCTGCCCGCCGGGTTCCGGGAGCGGCTGTCGGAGCGGCTGGCCGGGACCGGGCTCGAGCCGCGGCGCCACCAGGCTGGGGACGGCGGCTGGACCCACAAGTTCCTGTTCGGGCTCGGGGGCGGCGACAGCGTCGAGTCGGTGCTGATGCTCTACCCGCCTAAGGCCGGCGACGCCGGGGGAGCGAAGGTCAGAGACGCCCGGCGAGAGGCGCTGGACCCCGACGACTGGGAGGCGCCCGGGAGCGGCCGGACCGGGCGGGCCGGGCGGGCCGGGCGGGCCGGGCGGGCCACGGTCTGCATCTCCACCCAGGCCGGCTGCGCGATGGGGTGCACGTTCTGCGCCACCGGGCAGTTCGGGTTCACCCGCAACCTGTCCACCGGGGAGGTGGTCGAGCAGGTGGCCAGGGTCTGGGCCGCCCTCCCCGGGCTGCGGCCGCACCCCTCGGCGCCCGTCCACCTCACCAACGTCGTGTTCATGGGGATGGGCGAGCCGTTCGCCAACCCCACCGCGACCTGGGGCGCCGCCCGGCGGCTGCACGAGGGCTTTGGCCTGTCCGCCCGCGCGATCACCGTCTCCACCGTGGGTCTGGTGCCCGGCATCCGGCGGGCGGCCGCCGAGCCGCTCGCGGTCAACCTCGCCGTGTCGATCCACGCGGCCGACGACGAGCTGCGCGACCGGCTCGTGCCGGCGAACCGGTCGTGGCCGATCGCCGAGCTGCTCGACGCGGTCGGCGGCTACGTCGAGGCGACCCGGCGGCGGGTGTCGTTCGAGTACGCCCTCATGCGGGGCGTCAACGACAGCGTCGACCAGGGCCGCAGGCTGGGCCGCCTGCTGGCGCCCCTGCGGGTCCCGGGCACCGGCGGGCACGCCGCCCACGTCAACGTCATCCCCTACAACCCGACCCCGGGCACCGGGTTCTCGGCGCCGTCCCGCTCGGCCGTGCGCCGGTTCCGCGACGCGGTGGCCGAGTCCGGCGTGCCGGTGAGCGTGCGGGCCAACCGGGGCACCGGCATCGACGCCGCCTGCGGCCAGCTCCGCACCACGGCCGGCCGGCCCGGCCGCACGGTCGCCCTCCCGGCGCCGTCCCGCACCGTCGCCCTCCCGGCGCCGTCCCAGGGAGCCGCCGGGTGA
- a CDS encoding M50 family metallopeptidase, translating into MSSLLGILLFVFALMLAIFFHEGGHFVTAKLFGMKVERFFLGFGRTVWSFRRGETEYGLKALPLGGFCKIAGMSPYESDGNFLEEDRRGRPQPKHLTPRPGASTGTVVAETLEPEPPQPEPTPPERQFRNKPAWQRAIVLSAGSITHFLVALLLIYLVLVAVGLDTVTTRISEVVATAPNGVAAPAKAAGLAAGDRVVAVDGRPVDGFDELRTAFADKAGRPVQVAYERGGERRTTTLTPVRYQQDGRTRGFLGVKGSAEKRRLGPVTGVQQTGSLFWELVTGSVKGLARIGPGLLERLRGPEPGAGTGGGDGAGGGGVYGIVGIAKFAGYAIAANQWIAFLLLLIQFNVFVGLFNLLPIPPMDGGYLGFLLWEKATGRAVDLRKVAPVAAGIVILLVMLTVSLVWLDITNPIANPFK; encoded by the coding sequence ATGAGTAGCCTGCTCGGCATCCTGCTGTTCGTCTTCGCCCTGATGCTGGCCATCTTCTTCCACGAGGGTGGCCACTTCGTGACCGCGAAGCTGTTCGGGATGAAGGTCGAGCGCTTCTTCCTCGGCTTCGGCAGGACCGTCTGGTCGTTCCGCCGCGGCGAGACCGAGTACGGCCTCAAGGCGCTGCCGCTGGGCGGCTTCTGCAAGATCGCGGGCATGAGCCCCTACGAGAGCGACGGCAACTTCCTGGAGGAGGACCGGCGCGGCCGGCCCCAGCCGAAGCACCTGACCCCCCGCCCCGGCGCGAGCACCGGCACCGTGGTCGCCGAGACCCTGGAGCCGGAGCCGCCCCAGCCCGAGCCGACCCCGCCGGAGCGGCAGTTCCGCAACAAGCCGGCCTGGCAGCGGGCGATCGTGCTCTCGGCCGGGTCCATCACCCACTTCCTGGTCGCGCTGCTGCTGATCTACCTCGTGCTGGTGGCGGTCGGACTGGACACGGTGACCACCCGCATCAGCGAGGTGGTGGCCACCGCGCCGAACGGCGTCGCGGCGCCGGCCAAGGCCGCCGGGCTGGCGGCGGGCGACCGCGTCGTGGCCGTGGACGGCCGCCCGGTGGACGGGTTCGACGAGCTGCGGACCGCCTTCGCCGACAAGGCGGGCCGGCCGGTGCAGGTCGCCTACGAGCGTGGCGGCGAGCGGCGCACCACCACCCTCACGCCCGTGCGGTACCAGCAGGACGGCAGGACGCGCGGGTTCCTCGGCGTCAAGGGCTCGGCCGAGAAGCGCCGGCTCGGGCCGGTCACGGGCGTCCAACAGACCGGGTCGCTGTTCTGGGAGCTGGTCACCGGCTCGGTCAAGGGCCTGGCAAGGATCGGCCCCGGGCTCCTCGAGCGTCTCCGCGGGCCCGAGCCTGGCGCTGGCACCGGCGGCGGTGACGGCGCGGGCGGCGGCGGGGTGTACGGCATCGTCGGCATCGCCAAGTTCGCCGGCTACGCGATCGCGGCCAACCAGTGGATCGCCTTCCTGCTCCTGCTCATCCAGTTCAACGTCTTCGTCGGCCTGTTCAACCTGCTCCCCATCCCGCCGATGGACGGCGGCTACCTCGGCTTCCTCCTCTGGGAGAAGGCCACCGGACGCGCGGTCGACCTGCGCAAGGTGGCACCGGTCGCCGCCGGCATCGTCATCCTGCTCGTCATGCTCACCGTCAGCCTGGTCTGGCTCGACATCACCAACCCGATCGCCAACCCGTTCAAGTAG
- the dxr gene encoding 1-deoxy-D-xylulose-5-phosphate reductoisomerase translates to MSGGTGLAVLGSTGSIGVQALDVVRGSGGRFRVVALAARRSAALLAAQARELRPAVVALVDPDQAAELARDLPPGCRLEVGPEAVASLAACDGAEVVLNGITGSVGLGPTLCALRAGRRLALANKESLIVGGTLVTRLARPGQIVPVDSEHSGLAQCLRAGRAGEVARLLVTASGGPFRGRTAAELAEVTPAEALAHPTWAMGPVITVNSATLLNKGLEVIEAHLLFGIPFDRIEVVVHPQSIVHAMVEFTDGATIAQLSMPDMRLPIGLALGWPERSAEPVGRIDWTRAVTLEFAPADLVTFPLLELAVEAGRAGGTAPAVLNAANEEAVAAFLAGRLPFPGIAEVVAGVLAEHEQPAELDLDAVLGAEQWSRDLARTLVEDCSAPGRSHE, encoded by the coding sequence GTGAGCGGCGGGACCGGGCTGGCGGTGCTCGGGTCGACCGGGTCCATCGGGGTGCAGGCCCTTGACGTGGTGCGCGGGTCCGGGGGGCGCTTCCGGGTGGTCGCGCTGGCTGCGCGCCGCTCCGCGGCCCTGCTGGCCGCGCAGGCGCGCGAGCTGCGCCCGGCCGTGGTCGCCCTGGTCGACCCCGACCAGGCGGCCGAGCTGGCCCGCGACCTCCCACCCGGCTGCCGCCTCGAGGTCGGCCCGGAGGCGGTCGCGAGCCTGGCCGCGTGCGACGGGGCCGAGGTGGTGCTGAACGGGATCACCGGGTCGGTCGGGCTCGGCCCGACCCTGTGCGCGCTCCGGGCGGGCCGGCGGCTCGCCCTGGCCAACAAGGAGAGCCTCATCGTCGGGGGGACGCTGGTGACCCGGCTGGCCCGGCCGGGCCAGATCGTCCCGGTCGACTCCGAGCACTCCGGGCTGGCGCAGTGCCTGCGCGCGGGCCGGGCCGGGGAGGTGGCCAGGCTGCTGGTGACCGCGTCGGGTGGGCCGTTCCGGGGGCGGACCGCGGCCGAGCTGGCCGAGGTGACCCCCGCCGAGGCCCTGGCCCACCCGACCTGGGCGATGGGCCCCGTCATCACCGTCAACTCGGCCACGCTGCTGAACAAGGGCCTCGAGGTGATCGAGGCGCACCTGCTGTTCGGCATCCCCTTCGACCGCATCGAGGTCGTCGTCCACCCGCAGAGCATCGTGCATGCCATGGTCGAGTTCACCGACGGCGCCACGATCGCGCAGCTTTCCATGCCGGACATGCGGCTGCCGATCGGCCTCGCGCTCGGCTGGCCCGAGCGGTCGGCCGAGCCGGTCGGGCGTATCGACTGGACCAGAGCGGTCACGCTCGAGTTCGCACCCGCGGACCTGGTCACCTTTCCGCTGCTCGAGCTGGCCGTGGAGGCCGGGCGGGCCGGGGGCACCGCGCCCGCGGTGCTGAACGCGGCCAACGAGGAGGCGGTGGCGGCGTTCCTGGCCGGGCGCCTGCCCTTCCCGGGGATCGCCGAGGTGGTGGCCGGGGTCCTGGCCGAGCACGAGCAGCCCGCCGAGCTGGACCTCGACGCCGTTCTCGGCGCCGAGCAGTGGTCTCGCGACCTGGCCCGTACACTGGTCGAGGACTGTTCCGCACCCGGGAGATCGCATGAGTAG